One window of the Nostoc sp. 'Peltigera membranacea cyanobiont' N6 genome contains the following:
- a CDS encoding KGK domain-containing protein — protein sequence MNNNFTPLTCDDDVILFEKDTFKISRLKELLATDMNNKLYQKTHNGQYSVINSFSKASIGQESIKVSEIQFHFIKSCQILRIGGKGWQKGKLKIQVSKSIINDNLDKVYLEFCPDEPDEPESPLDDIRKMISDTAISNTLKNIPC from the coding sequence ATGAATAATAACTTTACACCTTTGACCTGTGATGATGATGTCATTCTTTTTGAAAAAGATACGTTTAAAATCAGTAGATTAAAAGAATTACTTGCGACGGATATGAATAATAAATTATATCAAAAAACTCATAATGGACAATATTCAGTTATTAATTCATTCTCTAAAGCCTCTATTGGTCAAGAAAGTATCAAAGTAAGTGAAATTCAATTTCACTTTATCAAAAGTTGCCAGATTCTTAGAATTGGTGGAAAAGGTTGGCAGAAAGGAAAGCTAAAAATTCAAGTCAGTAAATCAATTATCAACGATAACCTAGATAAAGTTTATTTAGAATTTTGCCCTGATGAACCTGATGAACCTGAATCACCTTTAGATGATATCCGAAAAATGATATCGGACACCGCGATATCAAACACACTGAAAAATATACCTTGCTGA
- a CDS encoding tyrosine-type recombinase/integrase yields MRLPPPTRLPNKHYRSREYLTPSEVRSLLDAALERKARYSHRDYTLMLMMFRHGLRVGEAVGAKCGLRWDALMWAERQIFITREKGSDSGVHPLRDDELELLKELREMLPDSKYIFVSERGEVMSTDAVRKLLGRLAAQAGLDIKVHCHMMRHACGYYLVNQGYNTREIQDFLGHRDIKHTEKYTKLNARRFLNFDWGDL; encoded by the coding sequence ATGAGGTTGCCACCCCCAACTCGTCTACCTAACAAGCATTACAGGTCTAGGGAATACCTTACACCAAGTGAGGTGCGATCTCTACTCGATGCCGCACTTGAGCGCAAAGCTCGTTACTCCCACCGTGATTATACACTGATGCTGATGATGTTTCGCCACGGCTTACGGGTAGGGGAAGCTGTAGGGGCTAAATGCGGTTTGCGCTGGGATGCACTGATGTGGGCCGAACGTCAGATTTTCATCACCAGGGAAAAGGGCAGTGATTCTGGGGTGCATCCCTTGAGAGACGATGAACTGGAATTGCTCAAAGAACTCAGAGAGATGTTGCCCGATAGCAAATATATTTTCGTTTCTGAGCGTGGTGAGGTGATGTCTACTGATGCGGTGCGAAAGCTGCTTGGGCGACTGGCAGCGCAGGCTGGGCTTGATATCAAAGTTCACTGTCACATGATGCGCCATGCTTGCGGTTACTATCTGGTGAATCAGGGTTATAACACCAGAGAAATTCAAGACTTCCTGGGACACCGTGATATCAAACACACGGAGAAATATACAAAGCTGAACGCCCGACGCTTCCTGAATTTTGATTGGGGAGATTTGTAA
- a CDS encoding PIN domain-containing protein: protein MKVLADSDLILEFFLKRREDYFSAADELLLLFECQQVELYLTDICIKKIQHICGSEIASFLMKQLKGCIIRIEQDMGDPMNLPLLDDPESAIEVMCAVKNKLDAIISQRPENYTGASLPILSVQQVGQIASEQFRSQLETLYQLDKSYQPNKIIETTLKQNKKLIAEAMLQLQETSQNSVPKLVKWLLMTGDLKEEITLVILVEGRENSKFEINMSKFLQEMLGRKKDSQSVILVQGRGISQEWRTKLAKFLSDIGQGKNLMEARLIITYLQK from the coding sequence ATGAAAGTATTGGCTGACAGTGATTTAATATTAGAGTTCTTCTTAAAGAGAAGAGAGGACTACTTTTCAGCTGCTGATGAACTGTTGCTCCTATTTGAATGTCAACAAGTTGAATTGTACTTAACAGATATCTGTATTAAAAAAATTCAACATATTTGTGGTAGCGAGATTGCTTCATTCCTAATGAAACAACTGAAAGGCTGCATTATCCGTATTGAGCAGGATATGGGAGATCCAATGAACTTACCTCTTTTAGATGATCCTGAGTCTGCAATAGAGGTAATGTGTGCAGTTAAAAATAAACTTGATGCTATCATTTCCCAAAGACCAGAAAATTATACTGGAGCTAGTTTGCCTATTTTGTCTGTCCAACAAGTAGGGCAAATAGCAAGTGAGCAGTTTCGCTCTCAATTGGAAACTTTGTATCAATTGGATAAATCGTATCAGCCTAATAAGATTATAGAGACGACACTAAAACAGAATAAAAAATTAATTGCAGAAGCAATGTTACAACTGCAAGAAACTTCACAAAACTCAGTACCGAAACTGGTAAAATGGCTCCTTATGACAGGGGATCTGAAAGAAGAAATAACATTGGTGATATTGGTTGAAGGGCGAGAAAATTCAAAGTTTGAAATAAATATGTCAAAATTTTTACAGGAAATGTTAGGTCGGAAAAAAGATTCTCAATCGGTGATATTGGTTCAAGGGCGAGGAATTTCACAGGAGTGGAGAACAAAACTGGCAAAATTTTTATCTGATATTGGACAGGGAAAAAACCTAATGGAGGCGCGGTTAATCATAACCTACCTACAAAAGTAG
- a CDS encoding helix-turn-helix transcriptional regulator: MTKQKVISKIADFREKLGLTQTQLGVFIGVSTNTIQNWEAGKSGVDHIEKFLKLCEVLGCELRDLIEYVPDSEAEEPTKTVDFSIEQLRELRETWLTSKRKAVIPPGRSSQEQHK, from the coding sequence ATGACTAAACAGAAAGTAATTTCAAAAATTGCAGACTTTCGGGAAAAGTTAGGACTGACTCAAACCCAACTTGGTGTATTCATTGGGGTAAGTACAAATACCATACAGAACTGGGAAGCTGGAAAATCAGGAGTAGACCACATTGAAAAATTCTTAAAACTCTGTGAAGTGTTGGGGTGTGAACTTAGAGATTTGATTGAGTACGTTCCAGATTCTGAAGCTGAGGAACCAACAAAAACAGTTGATTTCTCTATAGAGCAGCTACGTGAATTGCGCGAGACATGGTTAACCTCAAAGCGAAAAGCGGTAATACCTCCTGGAAGATCCTCTCAAGAGCAGCACAAATAA